One Actinomycetospora corticicola genomic window, GGCCGCAGCTCCACGGCGCTGCAGGCGTTCCTCGACGCCACGGGCGCGCCGAGCACGGTGGTCGAGCTCGGACGGGCCCCGGATCCGGAGGACCTGCAGCGGGCGGTCGAGGCCGCCGACGGCGTCGTGTTCGCCACCCCGACCTACCGGGCCCGGTCGTCCGGCCTGATCAAGGCGTTCCTCGAGAACACCCAGCGTGGGGCCGCCGGCGAGCAGCGGGCCCCGCTGCGCGGCAAGGCCACCGCGATCCTGCACACGGGGAACGCCACCGAGCACTTCCTCGCGGTCGACGACCTGCGCTCGATCCTCGCCGGGTTCTTCGCCGCCCAGGTGCTCTCGCCCGGACTCTTCCTCAGCGGCGACCACTTCGACCCCGACGGCGGGCTGGCCGCCGGGTCCCTCGACCTCGTCGCCGCCCACGGGCGCGCGTTCGGGGAGTTCACGGCGGCGGTGCGCGGCGCGCCCGCCGTCACCGCGCTCGCCCCGCTGCTCTAGCCCCGCACCCGCCGTCGAGAAGGAGGAGAAGTGACCCTCGCCGTCGCCCCGGCTCTCGACCTCGTCGAGCACGCCGTCGACGAGATCGGCCGTGGCCGACCCGTCGTCGTGCACGGAGGCACGCAGGGCGCCGTGCTGGTGGCCGCGGCCGCCGGGATCGAGCCCGCCACGGTGGCGTTCCTGGTGCGCTACGGCAGCGGGTTCCTCGAGGCGGCCGCCCCGGAGTCGCTGCTCACCGCGCTGGAGCTCCCGCCGGCGCACGGGCGCAGTGCCCGCACCGTGCCCTTCGACGCCGCGAGCGAGGTGAGCACCGGCATCAGCGCCACCGACCGTGCACGCACCCTGGCACTCCTCGCCGACCCCGGCACCCGATCCGACGACCTCACCCGCCCCGGGCACGTCGTCGCCACCGCCGTCCGCCCGGGCGGGGCCGACACGGCGGAGGTCGCGTCGGCGCTCGCCGAGCTGGCCGGGCTCGGCCCGGTCGCGGTGCTCTGCACGATGCTCGACGAGGAGTCGGGCGAGCTGCTCGACGCCGTGACCGCCGGGGCCTTCGCGCGCGTGGAGGGCCTGGCGGACCTCGCCGTCTCCGATCTGATCACGAGGAAGTGAGCCTGATGGAACAGTTCAGCATGCTGATCGGCGGCCGATCGGTCGACGCGATCTCCGGGAAGACCTTCGAGTCGCAGAACCCCTACACCGGGGAGAACTGGGCGACCATCCCCGACGGCGGGCCGGAGGACGTCGACGCGGCCGTCGCCGCAGCGCGGTCCGCGTTCGAGGGCGAGTGGGGCGCGATGACGGGCTTCGCCCGCGCCGCCTGCCTGCGCCGCCTCGGCGACCTCATCGGGCAGGACGCCGAGCGGCTCGCGAAGCTCGAGGTGAACGACTCGGGCAAGCTCTACCGCGAGATGCTCGGGCAGCTCAACGGGCTCGGCGGCTGGTACCACTACTTCGCGGGTCTCGCGGACAAGATCGAGGGCGCGCAGATCCCCTCGCCGAACCCGAACTACCTCGTCTACACCCGGCGCGAGCCGATCGGCGTGGTCGCCGCGATCACGCCGTGGAACTCGCCGCTGCTGCTCATGACCTTCAAGCTCGCGCCGCTGCTGGCGGCCGGCTGCACCGTCGTGATCAAGCCGAGCGAGCACGCGCCGGCCTCCACGCTGGGCTTCGCCGAGCTGATCGAGAAGGCGGGCTTCCCCGCGGGGACCGTCAACGTCGTCACCGGCCTGAGCCGCGAGACCGGCGCCCACCTGGCGGGGCACCCCGGCGTCGACAAGGTCGCGTTCACCGGCTCCACCGCGACCGGCAAGCACGTCGGCCAGGCCGCGATGGAGAACCTCAACCCGGTCACCCTGGAGCTCGGCGGCAAGTCGCCGCAGGTGGTCTTCGCCGACGCCGACCTGCAGGCCGCCGCGAACGGGCTGGTCGCGGGCGTGTTCGCCGCGACCGGGCAGACCTGCATGGCCGGCTCGCGGCTGATCGTGCACGCCGACGTCCACGACGAGCTCGTCCGTCTCGTCGCCGAGCGCGCCGCGTCGATCAAGCTCGGCAACCCGATGGACGCCGAGACCGAGATGGGCCCGGTCGCCAACCAGCCGCAGTACGAGAAGGTGCTGGGCTACCTCGACAAGGCCCGCGAGGAGGGCGCCACGATCGCCTACGGCGGCGTGGCCGAGGAGTCGCTGGGCAGCTACTTCGTCCAGCCCACGGTGCTCTCGGTGAAGCCCACCGACACCGTGTACCGCGAGGAGGTCTTCGGGCCGGTGCTCTCGGCGGTCACGTTCACCGACGAGGACGAGGCGATCAAGCTCGCCAACGACACGCCCTACGGGCTCGCGGGCGCCGTGTGGACCAAGGACATCCACCGCGGCCACCGGATCGCCGGGAAGATCCGGGCCGGCACGGTGTGGATCAACGCCTACCGCGCGATCGCGCCGAGCGTCCCCTTCGGCGGGTTCAAGCAGTCCGGTCTCGGCCGGGAGAACGGCCTGAACGGGATCGACGCCTACCTCGAGACGAAGGCGGTGTGGGTCGAGCTGACCGGCGGCACGCGGGACCCGTTCACGCTGGGCTAGGTGCCTGCGGCCCGTGAGTACTTTTCCGTGCCGGGGAGCCTGTCGAACTTTGTAGTTCGATGACTGCCCCGCGGTAGGTGATTCCTGACGGCGGGTTGCTGATGGCGGGGTGGCGGCGCCCGGAGGGCGCCGCCACCCAGCGGTTCAGGGGCTGGCGACGTGGAGTTTGAGCAGGTTGTGGGTCATCGCGATCAGCTTGAACTCGGCGTTGACCGCGGCCAGTCCGCGGAGCCGGAACCGGTCGCCGGTGCGTTGCTTGATCTGCCCGAAGACGGGTTCGATGATCCCGGAGCGGCGCTGGTAGTGGGCGCGTCGGTCGGGTTCGCGGAGCCGTTCACGCATGCGCCGGGCGCGGGTGGACTGGCGTTGCGGGTCGTGCCCGCCGGGCTCGGGTCGCAGCGCCGCCCGGTCGGGCGGCACCACCGGCTCCGGGCCGAGACCTCGGTCGTGGGCGGTGTCCATCTCGGTGATGGCGGTGGTGTTCCAGTAGCCGGCGTCGGCGAGCACGGTGTGCGGGACCTCGAGCCCGAGCAGCCGCAGCATGATCAGCGCGGCGCGGGTCATCGGCGCGAGCTGCTGGGTGT contains:
- a CDS encoding NAD(P)H-dependent oxidoreductase, producing the protein MTVSLLGLVGSPNAGGRSSTALQAFLDATGAPSTVVELGRAPDPEDLQRAVEAADGVVFATPTYRARSSGLIKAFLENTQRGAAGEQRAPLRGKATAILHTGNATEHFLAVDDLRSILAGFFAAQVLSPGLFLSGDHFDPDGGLAAGSLDLVAAHGRAFGEFTAAVRGAPAVTALAPLL
- a CDS encoding 3,4-dihydroxy-2-butanone-4-phosphate synthase, giving the protein MTLAVAPALDLVEHAVDEIGRGRPVVVHGGTQGAVLVAAAAGIEPATVAFLVRYGSGFLEAAAPESLLTALELPPAHGRSARTVPFDAASEVSTGISATDRARTLALLADPGTRSDDLTRPGHVVATAVRPGGADTAEVASALAELAGLGPVAVLCTMLDEESGELLDAVTAGAFARVEGLADLAVSDLITRK
- a CDS encoding aldehyde dehydrogenase gives rise to the protein MEQFSMLIGGRSVDAISGKTFESQNPYTGENWATIPDGGPEDVDAAVAAARSAFEGEWGAMTGFARAACLRRLGDLIGQDAERLAKLEVNDSGKLYREMLGQLNGLGGWYHYFAGLADKIEGAQIPSPNPNYLVYTRREPIGVVAAITPWNSPLLLMTFKLAPLLAAGCTVVIKPSEHAPASTLGFAELIEKAGFPAGTVNVVTGLSRETGAHLAGHPGVDKVAFTGSTATGKHVGQAAMENLNPVTLELGGKSPQVVFADADLQAAANGLVAGVFAATGQTCMAGSRLIVHADVHDELVRLVAERAASIKLGNPMDAETEMGPVANQPQYEKVLGYLDKAREEGATIAYGGVAEESLGSYFVQPTVLSVKPTDTVYREEVFGPVLSAVTFTDEDEAIKLANDTPYGLAGAVWTKDIHRGHRIAGKIRAGTVWINAYRAIAPSVPFGGFKQSGLGRENGLNGIDAYLETKAVWVELTGGTRDPFTLG